One Parashewanella spongiae genomic window, CAGTTAGATTATATTTCATACAATGAGCATAACACTAACGGTGACACGTTAATTAATTACTCTGCTAACTTATCAGGCGCGCTAGTCGAACTACCCGCTGGCCCATTAGGAGTTGCTGTTGGTTGGGAATATCGTCGTGAAAAAGGTTTTGATAGCCCTGATTACATTGTCACATCTGGTCAAACTTCAGGTAATGCGCGTAAAGCAACAGAAGGTTCATTCTCTGAATATGCATATTATCTAGAACTGAATGTTCCAGTTTTAGCAGATATGCCATTTGCAGAATCATTAGAGTTTGACTTTGCAATTCGTCAAACTGAATTAGAGAATTCTGTAGGCCTTAAAAATGATAATACATCTGGTAAAGTTGCAATGGCTTATAAGCCAATCTCGGATGTGTTAGTGAGAGCGAGTTGGTCACAAGGTTTCAGGGCTCCGACAATTAATAACTTATTTGGCGGGTTAAGTACAACTTTCCCAACGGTTACCGACCCTTGTAATGATGGTGGCGGTAGTTTGCCTGGTTGTTCAGGTGTGCCTGATGGTTATTCTCAACCAAACAGTCAAGTTCAAGGTCAGGTTGGCTCAAACTCTAACCTAACACCAGAAACGTCTGAAAGCATCAGTGCTGGTATTGTTTATTCTCCATCTTCATTAGAAGGATTTGATGTTTCAGTTGATTATTGGGATATTCAGATAGATGACCGTATTACTCGTGCAGGGCATCAACAAGTGTTAGATACTTGTGCTGGCGTAGCTGGTGAAACGAATCATCCTGTAGCTGAATTTTGTGACCAAATTCTACAGCGCGCACCAGGTGGTACACCAGTTTTATTTGCAAACCCGTCCTTGAACCTAGGTAGTCTCAATACAAGTGGTTTCGATTTGACAATGAACTATGGCTTCGAAACCAGTGTAGGTGATTTCCGAGTGTCTTGGGATAACACCTATACTGACAATTATTCAGTAACGAATAATGAAGGTGTAGAGACCAAGTTTGCTGGTGAAATTGGGTTGCCACGTTTAAAATCGAACTTGACTCTTTCATGGGGTATGGATGACTTAAGTGCTACTTGGAAAACACGCTTAATTACGGACCAAAGAGATGATTGTCGCAGTGCTTATGCAGATTTCGACTTGTGTAATGCGTCAGAAACGGATGCAGATGGTGACGTAACTTACTTCCGTGACTTAGGTGATTACTATGTACATGATTTACAAGTCGGTTACTACTTCACTGAGTTGAACTCAAGATTTACACTGGGTGTAAATAATGTGTTTGATGAAGAGCCACCTTTAGCGCCAAATCAAACAAACTCGTTTGATGGTACGCAGTATGATGGTACTGGACGTTATTTCTACGGACGTCTAACCGTTAACTTTTAATATTTAGTTTTTAAAAGTTAGTATGAAAATGCTGCCATTTGGCAGCATTTTTTTTAGAGGTTATAACATGAAAAAAAAAATAGATGTTAAAAAAGTCATTATTGTTGGTGGTGGAACTGCTGGATGGATGACGGCAGCAATGCTAAGCAAACTGTTAGGCACTCAAATTGAAATTACCCTTGTGGAGTCAACGACTGTCGGAACAGTTGGCGTCGGTGAGGCTACCATTCCAAGTATTCAACTATTTAATAGTACATTGGGTATCAATGAAACAGATTTTGTTAAAGCCACTCAGGCTAGTTTTAAATTAGGGATTCAGTTCGAAGGTTGGGGAAATGAAGACTCTGACTATATGCATGCCTTCGGTGTCATAGGAAAAGACTTAGGTTTATCTAGTTTTCATTATTATTGGCTACAACAGGCTGAATCCGCAAAAAAGTTTTGGGATCACTCTTTAAATTATCAAACAGCCAAAGCTAATAAATTTTCACTAACTAAAACACAAAATGAAGAATTAGCTTATGCCTATCATTTCGATGCTAATTTGTATGCTCAATATCTAAAAAAAATAAGTCTATCGCAAGGTGTTAAGTGTGTCGAAGGATTTATTTCTGAAGTTAGGCTTAATGATGAATCTGGCTTTATCCAAGAAATTGAATTAGAGACTGGAGAAATACTAAGCGCAGATCTATTTATTGATTGTTCTGGGTTTAAAGGGTTATTGATTGAGCAAGCATTAAATACAGGTTTCGATGACTGGTCAGATTATTTACCATGCGACCATGCTTGGGCAGTACCATCAGAAAAAATTGATTCTATAAAACCTTACACACGATCTATAGCAAGAGATGCTGGTTGGCAGTGGCAAATACCTCTTCAGCACAGGGTCGGCAATGGTTTGGTGTTTTCTAGTACATATATGAGCCCTGATACCGCAAAAAAGAAACTTATTGCCAGCCTACCAAGTAAGCCACTCGCAGAGCCTAAGTTAATCAAATTTAAAACAGGTATGCGAAAGAAGCAATGGAACAAAAACTGTGTAGCTATAGGGTTATCAAGCGG contains:
- a CDS encoding tryptophan halogenase family protein → MKKKIDVKKVIIVGGGTAGWMTAAMLSKLLGTQIEITLVESTTVGTVGVGEATIPSIQLFNSTLGINETDFVKATQASFKLGIQFEGWGNEDSDYMHAFGVIGKDLGLSSFHYYWLQQAESAKKFWDHSLNYQTAKANKFSLTKTQNEELAYAYHFDANLYAQYLKKISLSQGVKCVEGFISEVRLNDESGFIQEIELETGEILSADLFIDCSGFKGLLIEQALNTGFDDWSDYLPCDHAWAVPSEKIDSIKPYTRSIARDAGWQWQIPLQHRVGNGLVFSSTYMSPDTAKKKLIASLPSKPLAEPKLIKFKTGMRKKQWNKNCVAIGLSSGFLEPLESTSIHLIQSAILRLIQLFPKTITTEIEDEFNHLSRMEFEEIRDFIILHYHLNNRRTSFWKYCREMDIPESLSRRIRLFTKHARTNIGNQELFSATAWQQVMIGQGIIPENNHPISNVANEKQTKAFMQHNKLRIREIVKGYESHESFFI